Proteins co-encoded in one Arthrobacter sp. ERGS1:01 genomic window:
- a CDS encoding trypsin-like peptidase domain-containing protein has protein sequence MSENMAGDTNREQGTPAETPKTPAPENAGAQETAAATPVADSPADQAPETASPDSNATEQIAPFAADPAAPATGPAQPYPAQTNPTQPIYTPSPTQSWQNPAQPEHPAQPAQPVWNEAGTPAETPRHVAPEPAYPAQEPTAYAAQDAEAPYGYEAQESYPATAAQPTQAYPAAPSAEGAGYQHNDSTHAEAGYPASNAYPHVLAPAVTARPRQRKKVGMGLFAGSVVAAALVGGLVAGGTTYLVGQQSPSTVASSTQQSSPIVVNNPSSVNAVTAAAAKALPSVVTISATSGSSGGTGSGIILNTNGDILTNTHVVTLDGAAAHASISVQTSDGKVYAGTVVGTDPLSDLAIVKISAPNLVPAVLGDSSTLNVGDNVVAIGAPLGLSGTVTDGIVSTLNRTIQVASSAVPSTPSDSSQGGNGGSGGGNGFQFSPPDGSSGSAQTATGTVNLNVIQTDAAINPGNSGGALVNSSGQVIGVNVAIASASSSSSSSSGQSGNIGVGFSIPINNAKRIAQELIANGKATHGQLGVSVQDATAGGSSGFTVGAQIASVTSSSPAGKGGLKAGDVITALGGQTVSDASSLTAAVRQQAGGATVKVTFTRNGKTMEADVTLGTAAAS, from the coding sequence ATGAGCGAGAATATGGCTGGGGACACCAACCGCGAGCAAGGCACCCCCGCAGAAACACCGAAGACACCGGCACCAGAAAACGCAGGGGCCCAGGAAACGGCCGCGGCTACGCCCGTCGCCGATTCCCCGGCCGATCAAGCCCCGGAGACGGCATCCCCGGACAGCAACGCGACGGAACAGATCGCACCGTTCGCCGCCGACCCGGCAGCCCCCGCAACGGGCCCCGCCCAGCCATATCCGGCCCAAACCAACCCGACCCAGCCGATCTACACGCCGAGCCCGACCCAAAGCTGGCAGAACCCGGCCCAGCCGGAACACCCCGCCCAGCCGGCACAGCCCGTATGGAACGAGGCGGGCACCCCCGCCGAGACCCCTCGGCACGTTGCGCCCGAACCCGCCTACCCGGCACAGGAACCCACTGCCTATGCCGCGCAGGACGCCGAGGCGCCCTACGGCTATGAGGCGCAGGAGTCCTACCCGGCAACCGCGGCCCAGCCGACGCAGGCCTACCCGGCAGCGCCGTCCGCCGAGGGGGCGGGCTACCAGCACAACGATTCCACTCACGCGGAAGCCGGCTACCCGGCGTCGAACGCGTACCCGCACGTCCTAGCCCCGGCCGTCACGGCACGCCCCCGGCAGCGCAAGAAGGTGGGGATGGGCCTGTTCGCGGGCAGCGTCGTCGCCGCTGCGCTCGTCGGCGGCCTCGTGGCCGGCGGCACCACCTACCTGGTGGGCCAGCAGAGCCCCAGCACGGTCGCCTCCTCCACCCAGCAGTCCTCGCCGATCGTGGTCAACAACCCGAGCTCGGTCAACGCCGTCACGGCGGCCGCGGCCAAGGCGTTGCCCTCCGTGGTGACCATCTCGGCCACGAGCGGCAGCTCCGGCGGCACGGGCTCCGGGATCATCCTGAACACCAACGGCGACATCCTGACGAACACCCACGTGGTCACCCTGGACGGGGCGGCGGCCCACGCCTCCATCTCGGTCCAGACCAGCGACGGCAAGGTGTACGCCGGAACCGTGGTCGGCACCGATCCGCTCTCCGACCTTGCCATCGTCAAGATCTCGGCCCCCAACCTGGTACCGGCAGTGCTCGGCGACTCGAGCACGCTGAACGTCGGTGACAACGTGGTGGCGATCGGCGCCCCGCTCGGCTTGAGCGGGACGGTGACGGACGGCATTGTCTCCACCCTGAACCGCACCATCCAGGTGGCGTCCTCGGCCGTGCCCAGCACGCCGAGCGATTCCTCGCAGGGCGGCAACGGCGGCTCCGGCGGCGGCAACGGCTTCCAGTTCTCCCCGCCGGACGGCTCCAGCGGCAGCGCGCAAACCGCCACCGGCACCGTGAACCTGAACGTGATCCAGACGGACGCGGCCATCAACCCCGGCAACTCCGGCGGTGCACTGGTCAACTCCTCCGGCCAGGTCATCGGCGTCAACGTCGCAATCGCCTCCGCCAGCAGCTCCTCCTCGAGCTCCAGCGGCCAGTCGGGGAACATCGGCGTCGGCTTCTCGATCCCGATTAACAACGCCAAGCGGATCGCCCAGGAACTGATTGCCAATGGCAAGGCCACGCACGGCCAGCTGGGCGTTTCCGTCCAGGACGCCACGGCGGGCGGCTCCTCCGGATTCACCGTCGGAGCCCAGATCGCCTCCGTGACCTCGAGTTCACCGGCGGGCAAGGGCGGCCTGAAGGCCGGGGACGTCATCACGGCGCTGGGCGGCCAGACCGTCAGCGACGCCTCCTCCCTGACGGCGGCCGTCCGGCAGCAGGCCGGCGGGGCCACCGTGAAGGTCA